One window from the genome of Diorhabda sublineata isolate icDioSubl1.1 chromosome 10, icDioSubl1.1, whole genome shotgun sequence encodes:
- the LOC130449210 gene encoding uncharacterized protein LOC130449210 yields MVIARHGKPDLFITMTCNPRWPEIIDNLGPHQKWENRPDLVCRVFHAKLLELMDDLTQKQIFGVVKNYHYVIEFQKRGLPHAHIVLTMQTDDKVLDVETVDAIVQAYIPDKNTQRILYGLVRDFHVHAPCGQLNMFAKCMMNGQCKKFYPKPYRTHTSLHMGGNKRPEYKRPDDGRTIYVDANRCRVTNRRIVPYNAYLLSKYQCHINIEVVGSFYTMKYLHKYIQKGSDSITLRIGDGNNDGNTRAHSQPTTELQKTPIETLVIDEIKNYQDYRYVSAMEAMWRILEFRMHDRSHSVLVLPVHLPGDRTIMFDELEEANNIEARLQSRSKLEAYFELNSHDVVARTYLYHEIPQHYTWNYKECKWQSRRQVSKQIGCMIDVSPLPGQMELFFFRLLLSRIKGATTYDDLKKIDDDGTTTDTFEEACGRKNYIRRTDEFERAMREAVLKQHPRKMRKLFALYCCITIDEGFTEYNAIWHQFCEYMIDDFVNLKRLSYQRAEEKAFKEINEILKRNRSNLSMAALGIRSIHDNNRSDAAFNRVPDIDNNINCDRHYDYGVDL; encoded by the coding sequence ATGGTCATCGCCCGTCACGGTAAACCGGATCTGTTCATAACGATGACGTGTAACCCTCGGTGGCCCGAAATTATAGACAATCTTGGTCCGCATCAAAAATGGGAGAACAGACCGGATCTGGTCTGTAGAGTATTCCACGCAAAATTGCTGGAATTAATGGACGACCTAAcgcaaaaacaaatatttggtgTCGTTAAAAACTACCACTACGTCATCGAATTTCAAAAACGAGGCTTGCCTCATGCCCACATAGTTTTAACTATGCAAACCGATGACAAAGTGTTGGACGTCGAAACCGTCGATGCTATTGTACAAGCGTATATACCAGATAAAAATACGCAACGCATCTTATATGGCCTTGTCAGAGATTTCCACGTCCATGCGCCTTGCGGACAATTAAATATGTTCGCCAAATGCATGATGAATGGccaatgtaaaaaattttatcccAAACCCTATAGAACTCATACTTCCCTACACATGGGTGGTAATAAGAGACCGGAATACAAACGTCCCGACGATGGTCGGACGATTTATGTAGATGCTAATCGTTGTCGGGTAACAAATAGACGAATTGTACCCTATAATGCTTATCTATTGAGCAAATATCAATGTCATATTAATATCGAAGTGGTAGGTTCCTTCTATACGATGAAATATctacataaatatatacaaaaaggCTCAGACTCTATAACCCTGCGCATCGGTGACGGTAATAATGATGGGAATACTCGAGCACATTCCCAGCCAACGACTGAATTGCAGAAAACTCCCATCGAAACTTTGGTTAtcgatgaaataaaaaattatcaagattACAGATACGTTAGTGCGATGGAAGCGATGTGGAGAATTCTCGAATTTAGAATGCACGATCGCTCCCACTCGGTGTTAGTGTTGCCTGTACACTTACCGGGCGATAGAACAATAATGTTCGATGAATTAGAAGAAGCCAATAACATTGAAGCGCGTCTGCAATCACGCTCAAAGTTAGAAGCTTACTTTGAATTGAATTCGCACGACGTTGTCGCTCGTACTTACTTGTATCACGAAATCCCTCAACATTACACCTGGAACTATAAAGAATGCAAATGGCAATCCAGGCGTCAAGTAAGTAAGCAGATCGGCTGTATGATTGATGTATCGCCGCTCCCGGGCCAAATGGAACTTTTTTTCTTCCGACTGCTTTTATCGCGAATCAAAGGAGCGACAACGTAcgatgatttaaaaaaaattgatgatgacGGTACGACGACTGACACTTTCGAAGAAGCATGcggtagaaaaaattatattcgtCGAACCGACGAATTCGAACGAGCTATGAGGGAAGCCGTTCTAAAGCAGCACCCACGTAAAATGCGTAAGCTATTTGCACTCTATTGTTGTATCACTATCGATGAGGGTTTCACGGAATACAACGCCATTTGGCATCAATTCTGTGAATATATGATTGACGATTTCGTGAATCTGAAACGTCTCTCGTATCAAAGAGCGGAGGAAAAAGCTTTTAAagaaataaacgaaatattAAAGAGAAATAGATCAAATTTATCTATGGCAGCGTTAGGTATACGTTCTATCCACGATAATAATAGAAGTGATGCTGCTTTTAACCGTGTTCCcgatattgataataatatcaaCTGCGATCGTCATTATGATTATGGTGTAGATTTGTAA
- the LOC130449208 gene encoding uncharacterized protein LOC130449208: protein MRADKLSLEAQKDPLICEFGAKYLKTHREKHFIYVTSRKIRELSKILLEIRKLDPSKTTFISALKPKYFDIFVEATKRIAKYDSERDVYLSPTFAMNVVTSLKQCCDIAITFIYTKNKGTTLSTAEIEADLKMLIRLFETNSSCEISSHASYSLNLNKWNKVTIVPLASDMRLLRNHLIDLAGESLRVLIKGVEDMKYIIEDDIDHQQYQKKSDTIQAFNNLMETIYCRVILLNRKRSGELQRMYLHTYLNTSNHTQNYEEFDNVVSLPEKILLKPLKSVVIRGKRGKGVPVLFHSDIQDNIKKMLEVRHHFVPINNPYLFAMANSNSHLIGYKVLAKHAKLCGAQNPSSITSTRLRKHLATLSQLFNLSNGEIEQLATFMGHTSGVHRTSYRLPDDVYQTAKISKLLMVMEKGGADQYKGKSIDEINIDMEKNLLSDRDSDNDSDEDETPIIRELLYTSKPSAQDFVPTNNVDGKPVAGTKKKKIVNWFLGQMTQKSHTKLF from the coding sequence ATGAGAGCGGACAAGTTGTCTTTGGAAGCTCAAAAAGATCCACTTATTTGCGAGTTCGGAGCTAAGTACTTAAAAACGCACCgtgaaaaacattttatttacgTAACATCACGCAAAATAAGAGAACTTTCTAAAATCCTTTTGGAAATAAGAAAGTTGGATCCATCCAAAACCACATTCATTTCAGCTTTGAAGCCAAAGTATTTCGACATTTTCGTGGAAGCCACAAAACGAATTGCTAAATATGATTCGGAACGAGATGTTTATCTGTCTCCAACTTTCGCCATGAATGTTGTTACGTCTTTGAAACAGTGTTGCGATATtgcaattacttttatttacacTAAAAATAAAGGTACCACTTTATCTACTGCGGAAATAGAGGCGGACTTGAAAATGTTGATTCGTCTTTTTGAAACTAATTCGAGTTGTGAGATTTCTTCACATGCCAGTTACAGCCTTAATCTTAACAAATGGAACAAAGTAACCATTGTACCTCTTGCCAGTGATATGCGTTTATTAAGGAATCATCTCATCGACTTAGCTGGAGAATCTTTAAGAGTCCTAATTAAAGGAGTTGAGGATATGAAATATATCATAGAAGATGATATCGACCATCagcaatatcaaaaaaagtctGATACAATTCAAGCATTTAATAATCTGATGGAAACTATTTATTGTAGAGTCATTTTATTAAATCGAAAACGTTCTGGAGAACTACAACGAATGTATTTACATACATATCTGAATACGTCAAACCATACtcaaaactatgaggaatttgaCAATGTAGTCTCTCTACCCGAAAAAATTCTCCTAAAACCATTGAAGTCCGTAGTTATCCGAGGTAAACGAGGCAAAGGGGTTCCAGTTTTATTCCATTCTGACATACAagacaatatcaaaaaaatgttagaaGTTAGACACCATTTTGTGCCCATAAATAACCCATATCTTTTCGCAATGGCGAATTCAAATTCACATTTGATAGGTTATAAAGTGTTAGCCAAACATGCTAAATTATGTGGAGCACAAAACCCATCATCAATTACGTCAACCCGACTGCGCAAACATCTTGCAACTTTATCGCAATTATTCAACTTATCAAATGGGGAAATAGAACAGTTGGCGACATTTATGGGACACACAAGTGGTGTTCACAGAACTTCCTATCGACTACCCGATGATGTTTATCAAACGGCGAAGATATCTAAACTGTTGATGGTAATGGAAAAAGGCGGAGCAGATCAATATAAAGGGAAATCTATTGATGAAATAAACATTGATATGGAAAAAAATCTTCTAAGTGACCGAGACTCTGATAATGATAGTGACGAGGATGAAACTCCAATAATAAGGGAACTGTTATATACGTCAAAGCCATCTGCACAAGATTTTGTTCCAACAAACAACGTTGATGGGAAACCTGTTGCAGggactaaaaagaaaaaaatcgtaaaCTGGTTCCTTGGACAGATGACCCAAAAAAGTCACACTAAACTATTTTAA
- the LOC130449209 gene encoding uncharacterized protein LOC130449209, which produces MTSRFPLTERSIRSQRSSRSRSSLSVVEADPFVTSLTLPSSSSSNSFRTSLNIISPAISNSQISIQPELSDNELMPPPVSIPVRQSSQQRQRRRRHAVVPLRMTHRIAMTQTKQQLEQLGENPFHIGPLNEICPHCDALFFVGEKKNRQNVRLSCCKDGAYTLPNLSQWPRAIKNLYSTSAEFRQEIRSINNLFAMASFKTSQPSVDFRGEQGYWCFSICGQIYHILGGIPKSQDLRNPTLNHYYFLDSEEALEHRNEFLQSRVSPATLRIVEESLRACNRYMQAYKTVGEMVREERRRRQLDEDGDSERRLIVGIVAKGNINNQRRNYNLPESRSEIAAVFQGDEPPFQVDLILYPHNPSASQPHMRHHELKNLSPLADPMVYPLLFPKGDNGYSQDLVYSDRRLNRNNRTKSITFGEFYRYRTQIREGFPTLQCGGKLYQQYIVDAWCKIESSRLWYLRQNQEKFRVAQETVLRRVNINRQERNLAQIGKSIVILPSIF; this is translated from the coding sequence ATGACTTCTCGATTTCCTTTGACTGAACGTTCGATACGTTCTCAAAGGAGTTCAAGAAGTCGTAGCTCCTTGTCAGTTGTTGAAGCGGATCCCTTTGTTACATCTTTAACTTTACCTTCATCATCTTCCTCTAATTCGTTCCGAACTTCTCTTAACATAATTTCTCCTGCGATTAGTAACTCGCAAATTTCCATACAACCGGAATTGTCCGACAATGAACTGATGCCACCTCCTGTTTCTATTCCCGTTCGACAATCATCTCAGCAAAGACAAAGACGTCGCAGACATGCTGTTGTACCGTTACGAATGACTCATCGTATTGCAATGACTcaaacaaagcaacaattggAGCAACTCGGTGAGAATCCATTTCATATAGGTCCGCTAAATGAAATTTGTCCTCACTGTGATGCTCTATTTTTTGTTGGTGAGAAGAAAAATCGCCAAAACGTCCGTTTGAGCTGTTGTAAGGACGGGGCCTACACTCTGCCGAATTTGAGTCAATGGCCAAGggcaataaaaaatttgtactcAACTTCGGCAGAGTTTAGACAAGAGATTCGTTCGATCAACAATTTGTTTGCGATGGCTTCTTTTAAAACCAGTCAGCCTAGTGTTGATTTTCGAGGGGAACAAGGATATTGGTGCTTTAGTATTTGCGGACAAATTTATCATATACTCGGTGGGATACCGAAATCTCAAGATCTTAGAAATCCCACTTTGAATCACTACTATTTTCTCGATAGCGAAGAGGCGCTCGAACATCGTAACGAATTTTTACAATCTAGAGTGTCTCCGGCTACCTTGAGAATAGTAGAAGAATCATTACGGGCATGTAATAGATATATGCAAGCTTATAAAACCGTCGGAGAAATGGTGCGCGAAGAACGTCGGCGACGACAATTGGATGAAGACGGTGATTCCGAACGTAGATTAATCGTGGGTATCGTTGCTAAAGGAAACATCAATAATCAACGTCGAAATTATAATTTGCCCGAAAGTCGCAGTGAAATAGCTGCAGTCTTTCAAGGGGACGAGCCTCCCTTCCAAGTGGATCTAATTTTGTATCCACATAACCCTTCTGCGTCTCAGCCTCATATGAGGCATCACGAATTAAAAAATCTCTCTCCATTGGCAGATCCGATGGTTTACCCACTGTTATTTCCGAAAGGAGATAACGGCTATTCTCAAGATTTAGTCTATTCTGACAGAAGACTAAATCGAAATAACAGAACCAAAAGCATTACATTCGGCGAATTTTACAGGTACCGTACACAAATTCGTGAAGGTTTTCCTACCTTGCAATGCGGAGGAAAATTGTATCAACAATATATTGTTGATGCATGGTGTAAGATAGAATCTAGTAGATTATGGTATTTGCgacaaaaccaagaaaaattcCGAGTCGCTCAAGAAACAGTTTTGCGTCGTGTAAATATCAATCGCCAAGAACGCAATTTAGCGCAAATCGGCAAATCGATAGTTATATTACCATCAATATTTTAG